The following coding sequences lie in one Myxococcus xanthus genomic window:
- a CDS encoding sensor histidine kinase, with translation MLETSEGSIVRATLRALVEPRRLLPILVISAALITAQVRFSHAPVWAAFGLSLLMCLLFIAVAPVSYRVLFPEGLDLSHGGIRLLLYATVGSGVVLTSGFVLPKLLGMGPTFLTQPTNLAVCGALFLVGGWGLGRDIGFEVSLTRERARAARFALEAEQAQLLALRSHLDPHFLFNTLNAIAEWCREDGAVAETAVLRLSTMLRSVLAGVRSATWPLAQELELIRTLFDLHLLRDPNLFQLTLNVPAGMDEIPVPPLVLLPLAENAVKHGPAAGHRGPLSLNVTTRGHEVEVAIENPGPSRGPREGSAGLPTVERRLALAYGGAARLVLDSGEVRTRVTVTLPRAGPQPGVLT, from the coding sequence ATGCTGGAAACATCGGAAGGCTCCATCGTCCGTGCCACCCTGCGGGCCCTCGTGGAGCCCCGACGGCTGCTGCCCATCCTCGTCATCTCCGCCGCGCTGATAACCGCGCAGGTGCGCTTCAGCCACGCCCCCGTCTGGGCCGCGTTCGGACTGAGCCTCCTGATGTGCCTGCTCTTCATCGCGGTGGCCCCCGTCTCCTACCGCGTCCTCTTTCCGGAGGGACTGGACCTCAGCCACGGCGGCATCCGGCTCCTGCTCTATGCCACCGTGGGCAGCGGCGTGGTGCTCACCTCCGGCTTCGTGCTGCCGAAGCTCCTGGGCATGGGGCCCACCTTCCTCACGCAGCCCACCAACCTCGCGGTGTGTGGCGCGCTCTTCCTCGTGGGAGGCTGGGGTCTGGGCCGCGACATCGGCTTCGAGGTGAGCCTCACCCGCGAGCGTGCCCGCGCCGCCCGCTTCGCGCTGGAGGCCGAGCAGGCCCAACTCCTCGCGCTGCGCAGCCACCTGGACCCGCACTTCCTCTTCAACACGCTCAACGCCATCGCGGAGTGGTGCCGTGAGGACGGCGCCGTCGCGGAGACCGCCGTGCTGCGGCTGTCCACCATGCTCCGCTCCGTGCTCGCGGGTGTGCGCAGCGCCACCTGGCCCCTGGCCCAGGAGCTGGAGCTCATCCGCACGCTCTTCGACCTGCACCTGCTCCGCGACCCGAACCTCTTCCAGCTGACGCTGAACGTCCCCGCCGGCATGGATGAGATTCCCGTCCCGCCGCTCGTGCTGCTCCCCCTGGCGGAGAACGCGGTGAAGCATGGCCCCGCCGCGGGCCACCGCGGCCCGCTGTCCCTGAACGTCACCACGCGGGGACATGAGGTGGAGGTCGCCATCGAGAACCCGGGCCCCTCCCGAGGGCCTCGTGAGGGCAGCGCTGGCCTGCCCACCGTGGAGCGCCGCCTCGCCCTGGCCTACGGCGGCGCCGCGCGCCTCGTGCTCGACAGCGGCGAAGTGCGCACCCGTGTCACCGTCACCCTGCCCCGCGCGGGCCCCCAACCTGGAGTCCTCACCTGA
- a CDS encoding LEA type 2 family protein, which produces MRSRRAVILGLLGGGLAVSGCLGSVPFRPRAYEDAVRVVGFQVDFRQDGTGVLDLDLAVTNPASDAATLAAVDFTLRVDGRRVAVGTQQVAAPLAADGSAPLRVLFPLASARATGGPEPVPRRVQVEGGVVLRFGGTERRAPFRSERVLPLAWVPPLDGD; this is translated from the coding sequence ATGCGCTCGCGCCGCGCCGTCATCCTGGGACTGCTGGGAGGCGGGCTCGCCGTGTCCGGGTGTCTGGGCTCGGTGCCCTTCCGGCCGCGGGCCTATGAAGACGCTGTGCGCGTGGTGGGCTTCCAGGTGGACTTCCGGCAGGACGGCACCGGCGTCCTGGACCTGGACCTGGCGGTGACGAACCCCGCTTCGGACGCGGCCACGCTGGCCGCGGTGGACTTCACGCTGCGGGTGGACGGGCGCCGCGTGGCGGTGGGCACGCAGCAGGTGGCGGCGCCCCTGGCGGCGGATGGGAGCGCCCCGCTGCGCGTGCTCTTCCCGCTGGCCAGCGCGCGCGCCACGGGCGGGCCGGAGCCCGTGCCCCGGCGGGTGCAGGTGGAGGGCGGGGTGGTGCTGCGCTTCGGCGGCACCGAGCGGCGCGCGCCCTTCAGGTCCGAGCGCGTGCTGCCGCTGGCCTGGGTGCCGCCGCTGGACGGGGACTGA
- a CDS encoding glutamate-cysteine ligase family protein has product MGMAIHQEEFRPEDHARFSRRLAESLEALRALLARPGFGAGAPTVGAELELYLVDRQGFPLPVNRAVLARAEDPRVTLELDAFNLEVNLRPCPLAGRSFSALRQEVESAVGAVRRAASTQGARVAVIGILPTLREADLGSGALTSEPRYRAMSTAIRQRRAAPFQVSIRGEEEALSLTWKDVTLEGANTSLQYHLRVAPGDFARMYNAAQLATAPVLAAAGNSPLFLGRKLWDETRVALFRQAVDDRGEPGEGGFQPHARVSFGHGWVREGAYELFAEAVALHPPLLPVSGDEPLRERVAAGEVPDLDELRLHQSTVWSWNRAIYDPKDGGHLRIEFRALPAGPTLVDMMANGAFLLGLTLALAERVDALLPALPFVHAYGNFIRAARQGLDADLLWPSAAAPSPQPVAATELVKRLLPEAREGLVRAGVDAEEADTLLGIIEQRAVLRRTGATWQRQMLARLESQMPRQDALAAMLERYLQRSESGAPVHTWPVE; this is encoded by the coding sequence ATGGGGATGGCCATCCATCAGGAGGAATTCCGCCCGGAGGACCACGCGCGTTTCTCCCGGCGGTTGGCGGAGAGCCTGGAGGCGCTGCGGGCACTCCTGGCGCGTCCGGGGTTCGGCGCGGGCGCGCCGACCGTGGGCGCGGAGCTGGAGCTGTACCTCGTGGATCGCCAGGGCTTCCCACTGCCAGTGAACCGAGCGGTGCTGGCGCGCGCGGAGGACCCCCGCGTGACGCTGGAGCTGGATGCCTTCAACCTGGAGGTGAACCTGCGTCCCTGTCCGTTGGCCGGCAGGTCCTTCAGTGCGCTGCGCCAGGAGGTGGAGAGCGCGGTGGGCGCGGTGCGCCGGGCCGCGTCCACGCAGGGCGCGCGCGTGGCCGTCATCGGCATCCTCCCCACCTTGCGCGAGGCGGATTTGGGCAGTGGCGCGCTCACGAGCGAGCCGCGCTATCGCGCCATGTCCACCGCCATCCGTCAGCGCCGGGCCGCGCCATTCCAGGTGTCGATTCGGGGCGAGGAGGAGGCGCTGTCGCTCACCTGGAAGGACGTGACGCTGGAGGGCGCGAACACGTCGCTCCAGTACCACCTGCGCGTGGCGCCTGGTGACTTCGCGCGCATGTACAACGCCGCGCAGCTCGCCACGGCGCCGGTGCTGGCGGCGGCGGGCAACTCGCCGCTCTTCCTGGGACGGAAGCTGTGGGACGAGACGCGCGTGGCCCTGTTCCGGCAAGCGGTGGACGACCGGGGCGAGCCCGGAGAAGGCGGCTTCCAGCCCCACGCGCGCGTGTCGTTCGGCCATGGCTGGGTGCGCGAGGGCGCCTACGAGTTGTTCGCCGAAGCGGTGGCGCTGCATCCACCGTTGTTGCCGGTGTCGGGCGACGAGCCCCTGCGCGAGCGCGTGGCGGCGGGCGAGGTGCCTGACCTGGATGAGCTGCGCCTGCACCAGAGCACGGTGTGGAGCTGGAACCGCGCCATCTACGACCCGAAGGATGGAGGCCACCTGCGCATCGAGTTCCGCGCCCTTCCCGCCGGGCCCACGCTGGTGGACATGATGGCCAACGGCGCCTTCCTGCTGGGCCTCACGCTGGCGCTGGCCGAGCGCGTGGACGCGCTGCTGCCCGCGCTGCCCTTCGTCCACGCGTACGGCAACTTCATCCGCGCCGCGCGGCAGGGGCTGGACGCGGACCTGCTGTGGCCCTCCGCCGCGGCGCCCAGTCCCCAGCCCGTGGCGGCGACGGAGCTGGTGAAGCGGCTGCTCCCCGAAGCCCGCGAGGGCCTGGTTCGCGCGGGCGTGGACGCGGAGGAGGCGGACACGCTGCTGGGCATCATCGAACAGCGCGCCGTGCTGCGACGGACGGGCGCGACATGGCAGCGGCAGATGCTGGCGCGGCTGGAGTCACAAATGCCCCGGCAGGACGCCCTGGCGGCGATGCTGGAGCGCTACCTCCAGCGCTCCGAATCCGGAGCGCCTGTCCATACATGGCCGGTCGAGTAG
- a CDS encoding serine/threonine protein kinase produces the protein MADAPDLGGYEVVGRLAVGGMAEVYQARARVTTQRSPGEPDEIVIKRLHPSFRSDTAYVKAFVDEAKLTVRLRHPNIVRTYRLFKAGPDYLMVQELVSGRTLGYMQELLVKAGAAMPPESACYIAWCLLKALDYIHRAKVGENGATIVHRDVNPANLLLGINGDVKLTDFGVAEVEGMMRGDSGALRGTLPYMSPEQVLGLPVDARTDLYAVGIILWELWSGRRLFAGEHEAELMHKVRDARVPLLTSSPELPDYAVQVARKALFADRARRFQTAAEFIKALESLSRRAGWPLTVEALQPLLGG, from the coding sequence GTGGCGGATGCTCCGGACCTGGGTGGTTACGAGGTGGTCGGCCGGTTGGCGGTGGGCGGCATGGCGGAGGTGTACCAGGCGCGAGCCCGGGTCACCACGCAGCGCTCACCGGGTGAACCGGACGAGATTGTCATCAAACGGCTGCACCCGTCGTTTCGCAGCGACACCGCCTACGTCAAAGCCTTCGTCGACGAGGCGAAGCTGACGGTCCGCCTGCGCCATCCGAACATCGTCCGCACCTACCGCCTGTTCAAGGCGGGGCCGGACTACCTGATGGTGCAGGAGCTCGTGAGTGGCCGGACGCTGGGCTACATGCAGGAGCTGCTGGTGAAGGCCGGCGCGGCCATGCCGCCCGAGTCCGCCTGCTACATCGCCTGGTGCTTGCTCAAGGCGCTGGATTACATCCACCGGGCGAAGGTGGGGGAGAACGGCGCCACCATCGTCCACCGCGACGTGAATCCGGCCAACCTGTTGCTGGGCATCAACGGCGACGTGAAGCTCACCGACTTCGGCGTGGCGGAGGTGGAGGGGATGATGCGGGGCGACTCCGGCGCGCTGCGCGGCACGCTGCCCTACATGAGCCCGGAGCAGGTACTGGGCCTGCCGGTGGACGCGCGCACGGACCTGTACGCGGTGGGCATCATCCTCTGGGAGCTGTGGTCCGGCCGCCGCCTCTTCGCCGGGGAGCACGAGGCGGAGCTGATGCACAAGGTGCGCGACGCACGCGTGCCGCTGCTGACGTCCTCCCCGGAGCTGCCGGACTACGCGGTGCAGGTGGCGCGCAAGGCGCTGTTCGCGGACCGGGCGCGGCGCTTCCAGACGGCGGCGGAGTTCATCAAGGCGCTGGAGTCCCTGTCCCGGCGCGCGGGCTGGCCGCTGACGGTGGAGGCGCTCCAGCCGCTGCTGGGGGGCTGA
- the pdxH gene encoding pyridoxamine 5'-phosphate oxidase, whose translation MRTLTCVPDESTAKVHTCPAPLMLHRVTIPPDPIQRFAELFERAKQAIAVDPNAMVVATVGDDGRPSARVVLLKDFDARGFVFYTNHESRKGREARAHPYAALCFYWQPLNEQVRVEGRVERVTDAEADAYFQSRARGSQVGAWASLQSRPLATREELEARVAAVEQQYAGQPVPRPPHWSGFRVVPDRIEFWHAQESRLHDRHVYLREDGGWRTQMLYP comes from the coding sequence GTGCGCACATTGACGTGTGTGCCGGATGAGTCAACCGCGAAGGTGCACACCTGTCCCGCCCCCCTTATGTTGCACCGCGTGACGATTCCTCCAGACCCCATCCAGCGCTTCGCGGAGCTCTTCGAGCGAGCGAAGCAGGCCATCGCGGTGGACCCCAACGCCATGGTGGTCGCCACCGTGGGAGATGACGGGCGCCCCAGCGCGCGCGTCGTCCTGCTCAAGGACTTCGATGCGCGCGGCTTCGTGTTCTACACGAACCACGAAAGCCGGAAGGGCCGCGAGGCCCGCGCGCATCCCTACGCGGCGCTCTGCTTCTATTGGCAGCCCTTGAATGAACAGGTGCGCGTGGAAGGCCGCGTGGAGCGCGTCACGGACGCGGAGGCGGACGCCTACTTCCAGAGCCGCGCCCGTGGCAGTCAGGTGGGCGCGTGGGCCAGCCTGCAGAGCCGGCCGCTGGCGACTCGCGAGGAGTTGGAGGCCCGCGTGGCGGCGGTGGAGCAGCAGTACGCCGGCCAGCCCGTGCCACGCCCGCCGCACTGGTCCGGCTTCCGCGTGGTGCCGGACCGCATCGAGTTCTGGCACGCCCAGGAGAGCCGGCTCCATGACAGGCACGTCTACCTGCGCGAGGACGGCGGCTGGCGCACGCAGATGCTCTACCCCTGA
- the glgA gene encoding glycogen synthase GlgA has protein sequence MNVLFISSEVAPFSKTGGLGDVAGALPAALASLGHDVKVITPRYRDLRGAERLEPTGQSLLLRFPFGELSGPILSARVSERLEVLFLENEFLFGNRHGLYGDAGGAFADNHRRFAYLSVGALQAAQRLRFIPDIIHANDWQTGLVPVALRRGFQTGPLAHAKSVFTIHNLAYQGQFPKDVMGDLALPWDLFTAHDGLEFHDTVNFLKAGLVFSDALTTVSPTYAREIQTPEQGHGLDGLLRHRAHRLHGILNGVDTHEWNPEDDAFLPARYGLKDLSGKAVCKRELLARFGLEDGPAPVFGFVSRLAWQKGMDLLLEALPAALHADIRVVGVGSGEGPLEEGLLALQARYPKQVGVHIGFDPGLSHLVEAGADFFLMPSRYEPCGLNQMYSLRYGTVPIVRATGGLVDTVEGGLDGNGILFEAFHKSALLAAIRRALALYADPPRLDEFRRRGMEKDFSWGASGRRYEALFHDLVAE, from the coding sequence ATGAATGTCCTCTTCATCTCCTCGGAGGTGGCCCCGTTCTCCAAGACGGGGGGCCTGGGGGACGTGGCCGGGGCCCTCCCCGCCGCGCTTGCCTCGCTGGGCCATGACGTCAAGGTCATCACCCCGCGCTACCGCGACCTGCGAGGCGCGGAGCGGCTGGAGCCCACGGGCCAGTCCCTGCTGCTGCGCTTCCCCTTCGGCGAGCTGTCGGGCCCCATCCTCTCCGCCCGCGTGTCGGAGCGGCTGGAGGTGCTCTTCCTGGAGAACGAGTTCCTCTTCGGCAACCGCCACGGCCTCTACGGGGACGCGGGGGGCGCCTTCGCCGACAACCACCGGCGCTTCGCCTATCTCAGCGTGGGCGCGCTCCAGGCGGCGCAGCGGCTGCGCTTCATCCCGGACATCATCCACGCCAACGACTGGCAGACGGGGCTGGTGCCGGTGGCGCTGCGGCGCGGCTTCCAGACGGGGCCGCTGGCGCACGCGAAGAGCGTCTTCACCATCCACAACCTGGCCTACCAGGGGCAGTTCCCCAAGGACGTGATGGGGGACCTGGCGCTGCCCTGGGACTTGTTCACCGCCCATGACGGGCTGGAGTTCCACGACACGGTGAACTTCCTGAAGGCGGGGCTCGTCTTCTCCGACGCGCTTACCACCGTGTCCCCCACCTACGCGCGGGAAATCCAGACGCCGGAGCAGGGCCACGGGCTGGACGGCCTGCTGAGGCACCGCGCGCACCGGCTCCACGGCATCCTCAACGGCGTGGACACGCACGAGTGGAACCCGGAGGACGACGCCTTCCTCCCGGCCCGCTACGGACTGAAGGACCTGTCCGGCAAGGCCGTGTGCAAGCGCGAGCTGCTGGCCCGCTTCGGACTGGAGGACGGCCCCGCGCCGGTGTTCGGCTTCGTCAGCCGGCTGGCGTGGCAGAAGGGCATGGACCTGCTGCTGGAGGCCCTGCCGGCCGCGCTCCACGCGGACATCCGTGTCGTCGGCGTGGGCAGTGGCGAAGGCCCGCTGGAGGAGGGGCTGCTCGCGTTGCAGGCCCGTTACCCGAAGCAGGTGGGCGTGCACATTGGCTTCGACCCGGGGCTCTCCCACCTGGTGGAGGCGGGGGCGGACTTCTTCCTCATGCCCAGCCGCTACGAGCCGTGCGGCCTGAACCAGATGTATTCGCTGCGCTACGGCACGGTGCCCATCGTCCGGGCCACCGGCGGGTTGGTGGACACGGTGGAGGGGGGGCTGGACGGAAACGGCATCCTCTTCGAGGCCTTCCACAAGTCCGCCCTGCTGGCGGCCATCCGCCGCGCCCTGGCCCTCTATGCGGACCCGCCGCGCCTGGACGAGTTCCGGCGCCGGGGCATGGAGAAGGACTTCTCCTGGGGGGCGTCCGGCCGCCGCTACGAGGCGCTCTTCCACGACCTGGTGGCGGAATAG
- a CDS encoding hemolysin family protein: MPTWTLWVACLALSFVRALVAASESALYGVSDLRAQELANTQPGRATRRVLRHKTDREPVATALRLGMVLSGFQAAAIGAFVPPRMLDFSRYGESAWLPVATVAAGALLVGVLATLMEVTMRGLANGSPERWALRLSGFTSLLVTVLYPPMRVAMVVLNLMARTFGRTLRFEPPPPPLEELEKLLAAQAAKNEVDKSAPQLIRSIFELSDKRCRDVMVPRTEVVTVDITITPDELLRLLAEENHSRIPVYRDDVDHVIGVLHARDIIPLLQHPELIVLQDIIRPAHFVPWMKPIGDLLRDMQKQKIHMAIVVDEYGGFMGVVTLEDILREIVGDIGDEFEVEEKQVEKLADGSFLVDAALEVDAFTQTFGFPLPEGDFDTLGGFLSSMAGHLPDVGERFAYSGWQFVVASKEGPRIDRVRMSRVKSGLTKDGKVTESRDGLAREHGREEQASAKS; encoded by the coding sequence ATGCCTACCTGGACCCTCTGGGTCGCCTGCCTGGCGCTGAGTTTCGTCAGGGCCCTTGTCGCCGCTTCGGAGTCCGCGCTCTACGGCGTGTCCGACCTGCGAGCACAGGAACTGGCGAACACGCAGCCGGGCCGGGCGACGCGCCGGGTCCTCCGCCACAAGACGGACCGCGAGCCCGTGGCCACGGCGCTGCGCCTGGGCATGGTGCTCAGCGGCTTCCAGGCCGCGGCCATTGGCGCCTTCGTCCCGCCGCGCATGCTGGACTTCAGCCGCTACGGCGAATCCGCGTGGCTGCCGGTGGCCACCGTCGCCGCGGGCGCGCTGCTGGTGGGCGTGCTGGCCACGCTCATGGAAGTCACCATGCGGGGGCTGGCCAACGGCAGCCCGGAGCGCTGGGCCCTGCGGCTGTCGGGCTTCACCTCGCTGCTGGTGACGGTGCTCTACCCGCCCATGCGCGTGGCCATGGTGGTGCTCAACCTGATGGCGCGCACCTTCGGCCGCACGCTGCGCTTCGAGCCGCCGCCCCCGCCGCTGGAGGAGCTGGAGAAGCTGCTGGCCGCCCAGGCCGCGAAGAACGAGGTCGACAAGAGCGCCCCGCAGCTCATCCGCTCCATCTTCGAGCTGTCCGACAAGCGCTGCCGCGACGTCATGGTGCCGCGCACGGAAGTGGTGACGGTGGACATCACCATCACCCCAGACGAGTTGCTGCGCCTGCTGGCGGAGGAGAACCACTCCCGCATCCCCGTGTACCGGGACGACGTGGACCACGTCATCGGCGTGCTGCACGCGCGCGACATCATCCCCCTGCTCCAGCACCCCGAGCTCATCGTCCTGCAGGACATCATCCGCCCGGCGCACTTCGTGCCATGGATGAAACCCATTGGCGACCTGCTCCGGGACATGCAGAAGCAGAAGATCCACATGGCCATCGTCGTCGACGAGTACGGCGGCTTCATGGGTGTGGTGACGCTGGAGGACATCCTCCGCGAAATCGTCGGCGACATCGGCGACGAGTTCGAGGTGGAGGAGAAGCAGGTGGAGAAGCTGGCTGACGGCAGCTTCCTGGTGGACGCCGCGCTGGAGGTGGACGCCTTCACGCAGACGTTCGGCTTCCCCCTGCCCGAAGGCGACTTCGACACGCTGGGCGGCTTCCTCTCCTCCATGGCGGGCCACCTGCCCGACGTGGGCGAGCGCTTCGCCTACAGCGGCTGGCAGTTCGTCGTGGCGTCCAAGGAAGGCCCCCGCATCGACCGCGTGCGGATGTCGCGCGTGAAGTCTGGCCTCACCAAGGACGGCAAGGTCACGGAGTCCCGCGACGGGCTGGCGCGCGAGCACGGCCGCGAGGAGCAGGCCTCCGCGAAGAGCTGA
- the hemG gene encoding protoporphyrinogen oxidase translates to MHHMQRTHQMNVAVVGGGISGLAIAHGLRSRGTAAVLLETSARLGGAVGTHARAGYLVEQGPNSFLDREPATRELAAALNLEGRIRVADPSAKRRYVYTRGRLRSVPASPPAFLASDILPLGARLRVAGELFSGRAPEGTDESLAAFGRRHLGRAATRVLLDAVQTGIYAGDVEQLSVEATFPMLVKLEREHRSLILGAIRARKAQRKALPAGDAPKLTGALSTFDGGLQVLIDALAASLGDAAHVSARVGGLTRVDGGWKLAVEEHGRRAELTANHVVLAVPAFVAAQLLRPLDDALAEQVSRIEYAPIAVVHLGFDAGALPAPDGFGFLVPFEEKRRLLGAIHASTTFPFRVEGGRVLYTCMVGGARQPDLVKRDEAELAALALEELQALTGVTARPTFTEVFRWQRGIPQYNVGHLARMAGIDAALQRWPGLHLAGNAYKGIGLNDCIRNAARLAAVLADEGTVRK, encoded by the coding sequence ATGCACCACATGCAGAGGACACATCAGATGAATGTCGCCGTCGTGGGAGGTGGGATTTCCGGGCTGGCCATCGCGCACGGTTTGCGTTCGCGCGGTACGGCTGCCGTGCTCCTGGAGACATCCGCACGTCTTGGAGGCGCGGTGGGCACGCATGCGCGTGCTGGCTACCTGGTGGAGCAAGGCCCCAACAGCTTCCTGGACCGCGAGCCCGCGACGCGAGAACTCGCGGCGGCGCTGAACCTGGAAGGTCGAATCCGGGTCGCCGACCCTTCAGCGAAGCGTCGCTATGTCTACACGCGAGGCCGACTCCGGTCGGTGCCGGCTTCGCCGCCGGCGTTTCTGGCTTCGGACATTCTTCCGCTGGGCGCGCGGCTGCGGGTCGCCGGCGAGCTGTTCTCCGGCCGCGCGCCGGAAGGCACGGACGAATCGCTGGCCGCGTTCGGCCGCCGCCACCTGGGCCGCGCGGCGACGCGGGTGCTGCTGGACGCGGTGCAGACGGGCATCTACGCCGGTGACGTGGAGCAGCTCAGCGTCGAGGCCACCTTCCCGATGCTGGTGAAGCTGGAGCGCGAGCACCGCAGCCTCATCCTGGGCGCCATCCGCGCGCGGAAGGCCCAACGCAAGGCGCTGCCCGCGGGGGACGCGCCGAAGCTGACGGGCGCGCTGAGCACGTTCGACGGCGGCCTCCAGGTGCTCATCGACGCGCTGGCCGCATCGCTGGGTGACGCGGCGCACGTGAGCGCGAGGGTGGGAGGCCTGACACGCGTGGATGGCGGATGGAAGCTCGCCGTCGAGGAGCACGGACGCCGCGCGGAGCTGACCGCGAACCACGTGGTGCTGGCGGTTCCCGCGTTTGTCGCCGCGCAGTTGCTGCGCCCTCTGGATGACGCGCTGGCGGAGCAGGTGTCCCGAATCGAGTACGCGCCCATCGCGGTGGTGCACCTGGGCTTCGACGCGGGCGCGCTTCCGGCACCGGATGGCTTTGGCTTCCTGGTGCCCTTCGAGGAGAAGCGGCGGCTCCTAGGCGCCATCCACGCGTCCACCACCTTCCCCTTCCGAGTCGAGGGCGGCCGCGTGCTCTACACCTGCATGGTGGGCGGCGCGCGGCAGCCGGACCTGGTGAAGCGGGATGAAGCGGAGCTCGCGGCGCTGGCGCTCGAGGAGTTGCAGGCCCTGACGGGTGTGACGGCCCGGCCCACCTTCACGGAGGTCTTCCGCTGGCAGCGGGGCATCCCCCAGTACAACGTGGGGCATCTGGCGCGGATGGCGGGCATCGACGCGGCGCTTCAGCGCTGGCCCGGGCTGCACCTGGCGGGCAACGCCTACAAGGGCATTGGCCTCAACGACTGCATCCGTAACGCGGCGCGGCTCGCGGCTGTCCTGGCGGACGAGGGAACCGTTCGGAAATAG
- a CDS encoding LytR/AlgR family response regulator transcription factor: MSTPLRVLIADDELLARKRLTRLLAALPDTEVCGEASDADGVLSAVRAGGVDVVLLDIHMPGLSGLDALALLPEGGPRVILCTAHAEHAVQAFEHGAVDYVLKPVEPARLQKALERARARGPATSSTGTASNTPKPPGTPVRGLGRLPIPTRQGIVLVDPEAISHASLEDELVTVFTTQGDFLTDFTLNELVEKLPSEHFHRVHRRALLNLTHVARLEPLDTGGYLARTLRGHAVEVSRQSARELRRMLGLRRGVEEEG, encoded by the coding sequence CTGAGCACCCCGCTTCGCGTCCTCATCGCCGATGACGAACTGCTCGCCCGAAAGCGCCTGACGCGGCTGCTCGCGGCGCTCCCGGACACGGAGGTCTGCGGCGAGGCCTCGGACGCAGATGGCGTCCTTTCCGCCGTGCGCGCGGGCGGCGTGGACGTGGTGCTGCTGGACATCCACATGCCCGGCCTCAGCGGCCTGGATGCCCTGGCCCTGCTGCCGGAAGGCGGCCCACGCGTCATCCTCTGCACCGCCCACGCCGAGCACGCCGTGCAGGCCTTCGAACATGGCGCGGTGGACTACGTGCTCAAGCCCGTGGAGCCCGCGCGCCTTCAGAAGGCCCTGGAGCGCGCACGCGCACGCGGTCCGGCCACCTCATCCACGGGCACGGCCAGCAACACACCGAAGCCCCCTGGCACGCCCGTCCGCGGCCTGGGCCGGCTGCCCATTCCCACACGGCAGGGCATCGTCCTGGTGGATCCAGAAGCCATCTCCCACGCGTCGCTGGAGGACGAGCTGGTGACCGTGTTCACCACGCAGGGAGACTTCCTCACCGACTTCACCCTCAACGAGCTGGTGGAGAAGCTGCCGTCCGAGCACTTCCACCGCGTCCACCGCCGCGCGCTGCTCAACCTCACGCACGTGGCGCGACTGGAGCCGCTGGACACAGGTGGCTACCTGGCGCGCACGCTGCGAGGCCACGCGGTGGAGGTGAGCCGTCAGTCCGCGCGCGAGCTGCGGCGCATGCTGGGCCTGCGTCGCGGCGTCGAGGAGGAGGGCTGA
- a CDS encoding SDR family oxidoreductase — MRYVITGASRGIGFEFVQQLLLRGDTVEAGVRSPEGARRLEPLKHKAGNRLRIHELDVGDDASVRAFATNVCTSPVDVLINNAGVSGLWCALGDVDYADMARTFTINALGPLRVTNAMLPGLRQGALRRVAHVTSRMGSLASNTDGGAYAYRMSKAALNMAVRSMSTDLRPEGFVTVLLHPGWVQTDMGGPDATLPAPDSVRGMLRVIDGLSPEHSGRFFDYQGTEVPW; from the coding sequence ATGCGCTACGTCATCACCGGAGCGAGCAGGGGGATTGGTTTCGAATTCGTCCAGCAGCTCCTGCTGCGGGGCGATACCGTCGAAGCCGGGGTCCGGTCGCCAGAGGGAGCACGGCGGCTGGAGCCGTTGAAACACAAGGCGGGCAACCGCCTGCGCATCCATGAGCTGGACGTGGGAGACGACGCCAGCGTGCGCGCGTTCGCCACCAACGTGTGCACCAGCCCCGTGGACGTGCTCATCAACAACGCCGGTGTCTCCGGCTTGTGGTGCGCGTTGGGTGACGTGGACTACGCGGACATGGCGCGTACGTTCACCATCAACGCCCTGGGGCCGCTGCGTGTCACCAACGCGATGCTGCCGGGCTTGCGGCAAGGCGCCTTGCGGCGAGTGGCGCACGTCACCTCGCGGATGGGCTCGCTGGCGTCGAACACCGACGGCGGCGCCTATGCGTACCGCATGTCGAAGGCCGCGCTGAACATGGCGGTGCGCTCCATGTCCACGGACTTGCGCCCGGAGGGCTTCGTCACCGTGCTGCTCCACCCCGGTTGGGTGCAGACGGACATGGGCGGCCCGGACGCCACGCTGCCGGCGCCAGATTCGGTGCGCGGCATGCTGCGGGTCATCGACGGGCTGAGCCCGGAGCACAGCGGCCGGTTCTTCGACTACCAGGGGACCGAAGTGCCCTGGTAG